One window of the Microplitis demolitor isolate Queensland-Clemson2020A chromosome 10, iyMicDemo2.1a, whole genome shotgun sequence genome contains the following:
- the LOC103569892 gene encoding uncharacterized protein LOC103569892 encodes MKFNERRQLWILLMIACIAEATEEGISCYKCTVAPLRGAPEASSQICSQFKQNHHFQVYCPKSTMCMKRTIYHKLVNGSIINTSVERDCASQLDIFQAYDYNERQWRQQEEIVQGAYPESCFTGEDRGSPGGPPEYCFCKYNLCNDSNVNRQIYTLIIIPFMILILNGSVAI; translated from the exons atgaaatttaacgAGAGAAGGCAGTTATGGATTCTTTTGATGATTGCAT GTATAGCAGAAGCAACAGAAGAAGGTATTTCTTGTTATAAATGTACAGTAGCACCTTTGAGAGGAGCTCCAGAAGCGTCTAGTCAAATATGCAGTCAATTCAAACAGAATCATCACTTTCAAGTCTACTGCCCAAAGTCTACGATGTGTATGAAGCGTACGATTTATCACAAACTAGTCAACGGAt CGATAATAAATACTAGTGTGGAGCGAGATTGTGCGTCGCAGCTTGATATTTTTCAAGCTTACGATTACAATGAAAGACAATGGAGGCAGCAGGAAGAAATAGTCCAGGGTGCGTATCCAGAGAGCTGTTTTACTGGTGAAGATCGTGGGTCACCTGGTGGACCACCTGAGTATTGCTTTTGCAAATATAATTTGTGTAATGACAGTAATGTCAATCGACAAATTTATACACTTATTATTATACCATTTATGATACTCATATTAAATGGTTCTGTTGCAATATGA
- the LOC103569894 gene encoding cytochrome b-c1 complex subunit 6, mitochondrial, with amino-acid sequence MSFLQNFVGRFVPRVKADDEDAELVDPQKVLREKCSQEPKCVKFQERLTTCNNRVNSRKKTEETCLEELIDYVNCVDHCASHDLFSKLK; translated from the exons ATGTCATTCCTACAAAATTTCGTTGGTCGTTTTGTACCGAGAGTTAAAGCCGATGATGAAGATGCCGAATTAGTTGACCCGCAAAAAGTATTGCGT GAGAAGTGTTCACAAGAGCCCAAATGCGTGAAATTTCAAGAAAGATTGACAACATGCAACAATCGGGTTAATTCTCGTAAAAAGACTGAAGAAACTTGTCTTGAAGAATTGATTGACTACGTGAACTGTGTCGATCACTGTGCATCTCACGATCTCTTCAGTAAgcttaaataa
- the LOC103569893 gene encoding rabankyrin-5 has product MDETNDSQKWQQHLSLLRTQYVNLYTANTELQQKYAIATASKQESGFIERLLATIASLYAQKQYSDLTIKLVNNELPAHKFVLNARSDFWSESSLANISILDWSYLDGDAGSILLKWIYTSTVEKENLTLELMKAASNFQLKELVEQCETYLIGTVSLRDCVALYTAAEELGAEKLRDYCSSLISTHWDDLTGDDFKEMPGPLLYELLKTKSEFPLHSAVRLEREDVVFLYLVEHNAELATAVNAVDHKGRRALEVALKSRQPSLARTLVEHQADLSAKDSTGLTLLQSAIYKGDSYAAEFIIEQLENSGACQRLCDPLKLSVNNKDNVDETLKQFEGCTVLHLVSRHNAPDMIAIAAKLLQAGIDENLQDHRGWTALHWSIWEKHEPLFELLLDSKNIDLDVITKDGHTPLAFALRADPYHKSFAEKLLSRGAKSNLIYSTRDTLLHILAQEGKEEAALFLLKHSKDDNLSKKLNADGLTVLHEACKAGLAELTKLLLEKDDSGFCTTAITKTTEQVPLHLAVTNLHYPVVQMLLEFSKNKKDQLDCKDRDGETPLSLAIKAPLKKGREIVAALINAGANINEKNDKGLTLLHQAILKEDSATAIFLLENGADMSAKTSDDETPLQLSVHCRLGEVVEALCRRGVNTSVGCPLWDALDSDQEDTASILVTHGADTDCWGPGPDGCLQTLLHRAIDDNKEEIAQFLIRSGCDLNATRKPGPNGEGGDEARDNCTPLHLCCQWGLEQVVQTLVEHGANVNARDAEGKTPIHIAIQNQHAEIISLLLCHPSLDLSLRDKKGLSPFATALTVRNNKAAQAILEKLPSAAEQFDNKGRNFLHMAIQKGDMESILFLLSIQVDVNSRVQDVTQTPPLHLAVASGNEMLVRSLILAGARINDTDAHRNTALHAAAKAGHAAVVSALLQNSINFDAVNTDGDNALHVAVREGHVSVVRTLLTECTLDAETVNLKGRNPLHELARCGRDNAATICELFLECMAQYPINNADADGNTPLLIAYMKGNGNLCRTLVKAGACLGSMNKDGVTIFNYQVATKQLLYRLLDSLTQEAPWADKDICLECGTKFSLTMRKHHCRHCGRILCSKCSGQDVPIVKFGLNKPVRVCGVCFDVLQIGAE; this is encoded by the exons ATGG acgAGACAAATGATTCACAAAAATGGCAACAACATTTGTCATTACTCAGAACTCAGTATGTAAATCTTTATACAGCAAATACTGAATTACAGCAAAAATATGCAATCGCTACTGCATCAAAACAAGAATCTGGATTTATCGAACGATTATTAGCAACAATTGCTTCGCTTTATGCTCAAAAACAATACAG tgatttaactattaaattaGTTAACAATGAACTGCCAGCacataaatttgttttaaatgcTAGAAGTGATTTTTGGAGTGAAAGTTCTCTAGCAAATATTTCAATACTGG attGGAGTTATTTGGATGGAGATGCTGGGTCCATTCTCCTAAAATGGATTTACACAAGTAcagtagaaaaagaaaatctaACATTAGAACTGATGAAAGCGGCGtctaattttcaattaaaagaaTTAGTAGAACAGTGTGAAACTTATTTAATTGGAACAGTAAGTCTGCGCGATTGCGTAGCTCTTTATACAGCAGCTGAAGAGTTAGGCGCTGAAAAATTACGTGACTACTGTAGTTCATTGATATCAACTCActgg gaCGATTTAACTGGAGATGATTTCAAAGAGATGCCTGGCCCTCTTctatatgaattattaaaaacaaagagCGAATTTCCATTACATTCAGCCGTCAGATTAGAAAGAGAGGATGTGGTTTTTTTGTATCTAGTTGAACACAACGCCgag ctCGCAACAGCAGTGAATGCAGTAGATCACAAAGGCCGACGTGCTCTAGAAGTCGCTTTAAAATCCCGGCAACCTTCGCTGGCCCGTACTCTGGTGGAACATCAAGCAGATTTAAGCGCTAAAGATTCCACTGGTTTGACATTACTCCAGTCAGCAATTTACAAAGGCGACTCATACGCCGCTGAGTTTATAATCGAGCAGCTGGAGAACAGCGGCGCTTGCCAGAGACTTTGTGATCCACTGAAGTTAAGCGTCAACAATAAAGACAACGTTGACGAAACCTTGAAACAGTTCGAAGGATGTACTGTCCTTCACTTAGTGTCCAGACACAATGCACCAGACATGATAGCCATTGCAGCGAAACTTCTTCAGGCGGGCATCGATGAAAATTTGCAAGACCATCGAGGCTGGACGGCTTTGCACTGGAGTATTTGGGAGAAACATGAGCCACTTTTTGAATTACTTTTAGATTCGAAAAATATCGATCTTGACGTGATAACTAAAGATGGACATACGCCTTTGGCTTTTGCTTTGAGAGCAGATCCTTATCACAAGAGTTTTGCTGAAAAATTACTGTCACGTGGAGcgaaatcaaatttaatttacagtaCGCGGGATACTTTACTACATATTTTAGCTCAAGAGGGCAAAGAAGAAGCagctttatttttactaaaacaTTCCAAAgatgataatttatcaaagaAATTAAATGCTGATGGATTAACTGTCTTGCATGAAGCGTGCAAAGCTGGACTAGCAGAGTTGACTAAATTATTACTTGAGAAAGATGACTCGGGATTCTGTACAACCGCAATTACCAAGACAACTGAACAAGTACCGCTACATTTAGCCGTAACAAATTTACATTATCCAGTCGTACAGATGCTGCTtgagttttcaaaaaataaaaaagatcaGTTGGATTGCAAAGACAGAGACGGCGAGACTCCATTAAGTTTAGCAATCAAGGCCCCACTTAAAAAAGGACGGGAAATTGTTGCGGCATTAATAAACGCTGGCgcaaatattaatgaaaaaaatgataaaggaTTGACGTTGTTGCATCAAGCTATTCTCAAAGAAGACTCAGCAACGgcgatatttttattggaaaatggAGCAGATATGAGCGCTAAGACATCCGATGATGAGACACCTCTGCAGCTGAGTGTCCACTGTCGCTTGGGTGAAGTCGTCGAAGCTCTGTGTCGTCGTGGAGTCAACACCTCCGTTGGGTGTCCACTCTGGGACGCTTTGGACTCAGACCAAGAAGACACTGCGTCAATTTTAGTTACCCATGGCGCAGACACTGACTGCTGGGGACCAGGACCCGATGGCTGCCTTCAAACTCTTCTTCATCGCGCTATCGATGACAACAAAGAAGAAATAGCGCAATTTTTAATACGCAGCGGCTGTGATTTAAATGCCACTAGAAAACCAGGTCCCAATGGCGAGGGAGGGGATGAAGCGCGAGACAATTGCACTCCGCTACATCTCTGCTGTCAGTGGGGACTAGAACAAGTGGTACAGACTCTCGTTGAGCATGGGGCCAACGTCAATGCTCGCGACGCTGAAGGAAAAACTCCAATTCATATCGCTATTCAAAATCAACATGCAGAAATAATTTCTCTGCTGCTGTGTCATCCAAGCCTGGATCTTTCATTGAGGGACAAAAAAGGACTGAGTCCATTTGCAACCGCCCTGACTGTCCGCAATAATAAAGCAGCTCAGGCGATTCTCGAGAAACTTCCAAGTGCTGCTGAGCAGTTTGACAATAAAGGAAGAAATTTTCTTCACATGGCGATTCAGAAAGGCGACATGGAGAGCATACTTTTCTTACTATCCATCCAGGTTGACGTTAATTCACGTGTACAAGACGTCACCCAAACACCCCCGCTGCACCTGGCTGTAGCTTCAGGCAACGAAATGCTCGTGCGCAGTTTAATTCTTGCTGGAGCCAGAATAAATGACACTGATGCCCACAGAAATACTGCTCTGCACGCTGCTGCAAAAGCTGGTCACGCCGCAGTCGTATCAGCACTGCTGCAAAACAGCATAAACTTCGACGCGGTAAATACTGATGGTGATAATGCTCTTCATGTTGCCGTACGCGAAGGACATGTCTCCGTAGTGAGAACTCTACTGACCGAGTGTACTCTCGATGCAGAGACGGTTAATCTTAAAGGCAGAAATCCTCTGCATGAGCTCGCGAGATGCGGTCGAGATAATGCTGCGACTATTTGCGAACTTTTCCTCGAATGTATGGCACAATATCCAATCAACAATGCgg ATGCTGATGGCAACACACCGCTGCTGATAGCCTACATGAAAGGAAATGGAAATCTCTGCAGAACTCTCGTCAAAGCTGGTGCATGTCTCGGTTCAATGAACAAAGACGGcgttacaatatttaattaccaagtCGCTACCAAGCAATTGCTCTACCGATTACTTGATTCGTTGACTCAAGAGGCTCCTTGGGCCGACAAAGACATTTGTCTAGAGTGTGGAACCAAATTTTCTTTAACTATGAGGAAGCATCactg TCGTCATTGTGGAAGAATATTATGCAGTAAATGTTCTGGTCAAGATGTGCCAATAGTTAAATTTGGATTAAATAAACCCGTACGTGTTTGTGGAGTCTGCTTTGATGTATTGCAAATAGgagcagaataa